Proteins encoded in a region of the Bacillus sp. T3 genome:
- a CDS encoding flagellar basal body-associated FliL family protein → MKAKLKLIIIMVIAAITLLGLIWFGLYQFTTREAKANGQSADDILASSIETEPITTNLEMGDYIKLRFRIQTNSEEASEELSERDFQVRNIILRLAASMTDAEAKSPQGIEKLEEELMNEINEFLQSGTVVQVYTTDKIIQ, encoded by the coding sequence ATGAAAGCGAAATTAAAACTGATTATCATTATGGTCATTGCAGCGATTACTTTGCTAGGCCTCATTTGGTTTGGTTTATACCAATTTACAACGAGAGAAGCAAAGGCAAATGGACAATCTGCAGATGATATTTTAGCCTCGAGTATTGAAACGGAGCCCATTACAACCAATTTAGAAATGGGTGATTATATCAAGTTGCGCTTCAGAATTCAAACAAACTCTGAGGAAGCGAGTGAAGAGCTTTCTGAGCGCGATTTTCAAGTGCGGAATATCATCCTTAGACTTGCTGCTTCAATGACAGATGCTGAAGCTAAAAGTCCCCAAGGGATTGAAAAGCTTGAAGAGGAATTAATGAATGAAATCAATGAATTTCTGCAAAGTGGAACTGTTGTTCAAGTTTATACAACGGATAAAATAATTCAATAA
- a CDS encoding chemotaxis protein CheW, translated as MGMMKIVAFKLGNEEYGIDIENVQSIERINQFTRVPNASIHVKGVINLRGNVTPIIDLSSQLGMGEVQLTDQTRVIIIQSSDSSQLGFIVDETSDVLNVASEAIEFADSNSNFDSVYFYGIAKIETRLIILLNLEELLENVSH; from the coding sequence ATGGGAATGATGAAAATTGTCGCGTTTAAATTAGGAAATGAAGAGTATGGTATAGACATCGAGAATGTGCAGTCGATTGAAAGAATCAATCAGTTTACGAGAGTTCCAAATGCATCCATTCACGTAAAGGGTGTCATAAATCTTCGTGGGAATGTCACACCCATTATTGACCTTTCTAGTCAGCTAGGAATGGGAGAAGTTCAGCTAACTGATCAGACAAGAGTAATCATCATACAGTCCAGTGATAGTAGTCAATTGGGCTTTATTGTCGATGAAACGAGCGATGTGTTAAATGTTGCATCTGAGGCGATCGAATTTGCGGATTCAAACAGCAATTTTGATTCAGTATATTTTTATGGGATTGCTAAAATCGAAACGCGTTTGATTATCTTATTAAACCTAGAAGAATTACTTGAAAATGTTAGCCACTAA
- a CDS encoding flagellar basal body protein yields MIRGLNTAASGMFSLERKQEALANNLANAQTPGLQKG; encoded by the coding sequence ATGATTAGAGGGTTGAATACGGCTGCTTCAGGGATGTTTTCACTAGAACGCAAACAGGAAGCTCTAGCCAATAATCTTGCCAATGCGCAAACTCCTGGGCTACAAAAAGGATGA
- the fliM gene encoding flagellar motor switch protein FliM: protein MSDVLSQQEIDALLSAIHSGEIHASDVTEKQEKVKVYDFKRAMRYSKEQLRSITRIHENFTRLLTTFLSSQLRTVVNIEIELVDQVTYHEFIASIPSKTVLNVFDVKPMDGKMVLEINPQVTYAVLERMLGGQGAPSNRNGTLTEIESVLMKKVFAQGFNLYADAWENIEKIKVNWEAIESNPQFIQIASPNDTVIIIVLQTTIGEIKGRMTLCLPHLILEPVLPKLTSHQWLSSMVKTSGPNQDKLKQNLDNVQMPVVAELGRAMIPISDLLNLQIGDVIGIETGKLQIKVGDLTRFLGNPGVQKGHYAFQIDQIIDTEGDNH, encoded by the coding sequence TTGTCAGATGTATTATCGCAACAAGAAATAGATGCATTACTTTCGGCCATTCATAGTGGGGAAATTCATGCATCGGATGTTACCGAGAAGCAGGAAAAGGTGAAGGTTTATGATTTTAAACGTGCCATGCGGTACTCAAAGGAACAACTCCGTAGTATTACACGGATTCATGAAAACTTTACTCGCCTTTTAACTACATTCCTTTCATCACAACTTAGAACGGTTGTTAACATAGAAATCGAATTGGTCGACCAAGTTACTTATCATGAATTTATTGCTTCTATCCCCTCGAAAACCGTGTTAAATGTGTTTGATGTAAAACCTATGGATGGAAAAATGGTATTGGAAATTAATCCACAAGTAACATATGCGGTATTGGAACGGATGCTTGGCGGACAAGGAGCCCCATCTAACCGTAACGGGACACTGACAGAAATTGAATCCGTTCTAATGAAAAAAGTGTTTGCGCAAGGCTTTAATTTATATGCAGATGCATGGGAAAACATAGAAAAAATCAAAGTCAATTGGGAGGCAATTGAATCAAACCCGCAGTTTATTCAAATAGCCTCTCCCAACGATACTGTTATCATCATTGTTCTCCAAACAACAATTGGAGAAATTAAAGGTCGAATGACACTGTGTCTGCCACACTTAATATTAGAGCCTGTCCTGCCTAAATTAACGTCACATCAGTGGCTATCTTCGATGGTAAAAACAAGTGGACCAAATCAAGATAAACTCAAGCAAAACCTGGACAATGTTCAAATGCCGGTTGTTGCTGAATTAGGAAGAGCAATGATACCAATATCAGATTTGTTAAATCTCCAGATTGGAGATGTTATAGGAATCGAAACAGGTAAGCTTCAAATTAAAGTTGGAGATTTAACTAGGTTTCTCGGTAACCCTGGTGTACAAAAAGGCCATTACGCATTCCAAATAGACCAGATAATCGACACGGAAGGAGATAATCACTAA
- a CDS encoding chemotaxis protein CheA produces the protein MDFNDYLEMFIEESKEHLQSINDELLKLESEPENTETVNEIFRSAHTLKGMAGTMGFEDLASLTHEMENVLDLLRNSKLTITTNIMDVIFKCVDLIEKMVVRIENGGDGKENVTEVVEELASISKGTAFILKTQNDFDDSSEDEEFFLDDYVISIINEARKTLHYVYQIKVTLDEASLMKNVRAYMVFQVAEEFGEIIQSYPSAEKLEGEDFGYTFSLLLLSQRTESEIYSQLINVMEVTEVLVTDKTEQNFSSSRILSKQEIAVGHEDVVSTKTNEATEITKKKNRSKSIRVDVEKLDHLMNLFSELIIDRGRLEQISRRSDIADLTETVEHMARISTDLQGLILTMRMVPVDQVFNRFPRMVRDLAKDLNKKVQLVVIGAETELDRTVIDEIGDPLVHLLRNALDHGLESTEERIAANKSEEGQIILKAFHGGNHVFIEVVDDGKGINREKVLNKAIERGVVTKEEAKSLTEQQVNFLIFSSGFSTAETVSDISGRGVGLDVVKTKIESLGGSITIDSNLGGGSTFRIQLPLTLSIIYSMLVKVEEETYAIPFSSIVEITTIAQDDVATLHGKRVFQFQGQVVPLIYIKEVFNVPLSELAAQNEQLFIVIVRKGDRIVGLVVDSVIGQQEVVLKSLGGFLSNIYAISGATILGNGEVALIIDSNQFFN, from the coding sequence ATGGATTTTAACGATTATCTTGAGATGTTTATTGAAGAATCAAAAGAGCATTTGCAATCGATAAATGATGAACTGTTAAAACTAGAAAGTGAACCTGAAAATACTGAGACTGTGAACGAAATCTTCCGATCGGCACACACTCTTAAGGGAATGGCCGGTACAATGGGATTTGAAGACTTAGCCTCATTGACTCATGAAATGGAAAACGTGCTAGATCTCCTTCGTAACTCCAAACTTACTATCACGACTAATATAATGGATGTGATATTTAAGTGTGTAGATTTAATTGAAAAAATGGTCGTTAGGATTGAAAATGGTGGAGATGGAAAAGAAAATGTAACAGAAGTTGTTGAGGAGCTAGCCAGTATTTCAAAAGGAACAGCTTTTATTTTAAAAACACAAAATGATTTTGATGATAGTTCTGAGGATGAGGAGTTTTTCCTTGATGATTATGTTATCTCCATTATTAACGAAGCTAGAAAGACTCTCCATTATGTTTATCAAATCAAAGTAACACTCGATGAAGCGAGCTTAATGAAGAATGTTCGGGCTTATATGGTGTTTCAAGTCGCTGAAGAGTTTGGCGAAATCATTCAATCTTATCCGTCAGCTGAAAAGCTGGAAGGAGAGGATTTTGGTTATACATTCAGCTTACTTCTATTATCTCAACGGACAGAAAGCGAAATATATTCGCAATTAATAAATGTAATGGAAGTAACAGAGGTTTTAGTAACTGATAAAACTGAACAGAATTTTAGCTCATCGCGGATATTAAGCAAACAGGAAATAGCAGTTGGTCATGAGGATGTTGTCAGCACGAAAACAAATGAAGCTACGGAAATCACCAAAAAGAAAAATCGTTCAAAATCGATACGAGTCGATGTAGAAAAGCTCGATCACTTAATGAACTTGTTTAGTGAGTTGATTATAGACCGAGGTAGACTTGAACAAATTTCGAGAAGATCCGATATTGCCGACCTAACTGAAACTGTTGAGCATATGGCAAGAATTTCAACGGATTTACAAGGTCTTATATTAACTATGCGTATGGTTCCAGTTGATCAAGTGTTTAACCGTTTCCCGCGTATGGTACGTGACCTGGCGAAAGATCTGAATAAAAAGGTGCAGTTAGTCGTGATAGGTGCAGAAACTGAATTGGACCGCACTGTTATTGATGAAATCGGTGATCCATTAGTGCATTTGCTACGAAATGCTTTAGATCATGGACTAGAAAGTACTGAAGAACGGATCGCTGCAAATAAAAGTGAAGAAGGACAAATCATCCTTAAGGCATTCCATGGTGGAAATCATGTGTTTATCGAAGTCGTTGATGACGGAAAAGGTATTAACCGTGAGAAGGTGCTAAATAAAGCGATTGAGCGTGGGGTGGTTACAAAAGAAGAAGCGAAATCCCTTACTGAGCAGCAGGTGAATTTTTTAATTTTCTCTTCAGGATTCTCAACGGCTGAAACGGTTTCTGATATTTCTGGCCGCGGTGTCGGTTTGGATGTAGTCAAGACGAAAATAGAGTCCCTAGGTGGCAGTATTACGATTGATTCGAATCTCGGAGGAGGTTCTACGTTTCGAATTCAGCTACCATTAACCCTTTCAATTATTTATTCGATGCTTGTAAAGGTTGAGGAAGAAACGTACGCAATTCCATTTAGCTCCATTGTAGAAATTACAACGATTGCGCAGGATGATGTAGCTACACTGCATGGAAAAAGGGTATTCCAATTCCAGGGACAGGTTGTACCACTTATCTATATTAAAGAAGTTTTTAATGTTCCTCTAAGTGAACTGGCTGCGCAAAATGAACAGCTCTTTATTGTCATTGTCCGCAAGGGTGATCGAATTGTTGGGCTTGTTGTTGATTCTGTTATTGGCCAGCAAGAAGTCGTATTAAAATCCTTAGGTGGGTTTTTATCTAATATTTATGCGATATCAGGAGCGACAATCCTTGGAAATGGTGAAGTTGCGTTAATTATTGATTCCAACCAGTTTTTTAATTAG
- a CDS encoding response regulator, translating into MAKVLIVDDAAFMRMMLKDILTKNGIDVVGEASNGLEAIEKYRELKPDLVTMDITMPEMDGISSVKGIRAEFPEAKVIMCSAMGQQPMVIEAIQAGAKDFVVKPFQPERVMDSITNVLGK; encoded by the coding sequence ATGGCAAAAGTTTTAATTGTAGATGACGCTGCATTTATGAGAATGATGCTAAAAGATATTTTAACGAAGAACGGAATAGATGTTGTGGGAGAAGCTTCAAACGGATTAGAAGCAATTGAAAAATATCGTGAACTTAAGCCGGATTTGGTGACAATGGATATTACGATGCCTGAAATGGATGGAATCTCGTCTGTTAAGGGAATTCGTGCAGAATTTCCAGAAGCGAAGGTCATTATGTGTTCAGCCATGGGGCAACAGCCGATGGTAATTGAGGCCATTCAAGCTGGTGCAAAAGATTTTGTTGTAAAACCCTTTCAGCCAGAAAGAGTAATGGATTCAATTACAAATGTATTAGGGAAATAG
- a CDS encoding OmpA family protein codes for MAKRKHKEDHEEEHIDESWLIPYADLLTLLLALFIVLFSMRSEDVQKSNAMFDSLNNALNTINIFDSSSGGQEPGNPNPKSTDTNTEDLKKLESQEPPAGTSPVMDKDEQNLQELLSELQAHINQNGLQQEITLTDISEGIQITMKDRIVFDSGSDHIKDNFLPNLGGITRILARIDNSITIEGHTDNKPIHNSNFTSNWELSGARASSVLHYLQNNGISPNRLRFIGYGEYKPVAPNDSDKNRESNRRVNIIVLRK; via the coding sequence ATGGCCAAGAGAAAACACAAAGAAGATCATGAGGAAGAACATATTGATGAGTCATGGTTAATTCCCTATGCCGATTTGCTTACTCTTCTTCTAGCACTTTTTATCGTCCTTTTTTCGATGCGTTCAGAGGATGTACAAAAGTCAAATGCCATGTTTGATTCCCTTAATAATGCCTTAAACACTATTAACATTTTCGATTCAAGCAGCGGAGGTCAAGAGCCTGGTAACCCGAACCCGAAGAGTACGGATACAAATACTGAGGATTTGAAAAAGCTTGAAAGTCAAGAGCCTCCCGCTGGAACTTCTCCCGTTATGGATAAGGATGAGCAGAACCTCCAGGAGCTCTTATCTGAGCTTCAAGCGCACATCAATCAAAACGGGTTACAGCAAGAAATTACTCTTACCGATATTTCAGAGGGAATTCAGATTACGATGAAGGATCGGATCGTATTTGATTCTGGGAGTGATCATATTAAAGATAACTTTCTTCCTAACCTAGGTGGAATCACGAGGATTTTAGCGAGGATTGATAACTCAATTACCATCGAAGGGCATACCGATAACAAACCAATTCATAATTCTAATTTTACTTCGAATTGGGAGCTTTCTGGAGCAAGAGCATCATCTGTTCTCCATTACTTACAGAATAACGGAATCTCTCCTAATCGTTTACGATTTATTGGATATGGAGAATATAAACCTGTAGCACCAAATGATTCTGATAAAAATCGCGAATCGAACAGACGAGTTAATATCATTGTTCTTCGTAAATAA
- a CDS encoding methyl-accepting chemotaxis protein — protein sequence MITSVQQVTHSAHVLNELSQSVKNDAINGTNTVNETLIAMNDISKEINQASSVMVNLGKSSEEIGIIIETIDDIASQTNLLALNAAIEAARAGEHGKGFAVVADEVRKLAERSATATKEIAVLIKGIQHETAIAVNSIKHGADKVEIGNQLADKTNEAIKKITQGITIMSEEMHQIVEITEIQSRNNEFITKSVENVANQAVQMTNSTHEQSLTAQEIVRGILDIRNQVQQITIATAEQAKGGREIVSSVENVTGQSNSVTAATREQALASEEIVRNLNSIKNMVNEITIVTNDQAKFGQVISAEIEKVRSQTAELNNSIETQTKEAEGVVNAIRDVEIQVAKLK from the coding sequence ATGATTACTTCTGTTCAGCAGGTAACGCATAGTGCACATGTGTTAAATGAATTGAGTCAATCGGTTAAAAATGATGCAATAAACGGTACAAATACTGTAAATGAAACCTTAATTGCCATGAATGACATTTCCAAGGAAATTAATCAGGCAAGCTCAGTTATGGTTAACCTTGGGAAGAGCTCAGAAGAAATTGGTATCATTATTGAAACAATTGATGATATCGCGAGCCAAACCAATCTACTTGCTTTAAATGCAGCGATTGAGGCTGCACGTGCTGGTGAACATGGAAAAGGCTTTGCTGTAGTGGCAGATGAAGTTAGAAAGCTAGCTGAAAGAAGCGCAACAGCAACAAAGGAAATAGCTGTCTTAATCAAAGGAATCCAGCATGAAACCGCTATCGCTGTTAATTCGATTAAGCATGGGGCAGATAAGGTTGAAATCGGAAATCAGCTTGCGGATAAAACAAATGAGGCCATTAAAAAGATTACCCAAGGTATTACGATTATGTCAGAAGAAATGCATCAAATTGTCGAAATAACGGAAATCCAATCAAGAAATAATGAATTTATTACGAAGTCAGTTGAAAACGTCGCAAATCAAGCGGTACAAATGACCAATTCAACCCATGAACAATCTTTAACAGCTCAAGAAATTGTAAGAGGAATATTGGATATTCGTAATCAAGTACAGCAAATTACTATCGCGACAGCAGAGCAAGCAAAAGGCGGCCGCGAGATTGTTTCTTCGGTAGAAAATGTTACAGGACAATCAAACTCCGTTACAGCCGCAACAAGAGAACAGGCACTTGCATCGGAAGAAATTGTGCGCAATTTAAATTCAATTAAAAATATGGTTAATGAAATTACAATCGTCACAAATGACCAAGCGAAATTTGGTCAAGTCATTTCCGCTGAAATTGAAAAGGTACGTAGTCAAACAGCGGAGCTTAATAACAGTATTGAAACACAAACCAAGGAAGCAGAAGGAGTTGTAAATGCCATCCGTGATGTTGAAATTCAGGTTGCAAAGTTAAAATAG
- a CDS encoding chemotaxis protein CheW, with protein sequence MDTQTFEQDLKTLVFRVGKEHYGIHINQVVSIERMQSITPYPNRPPYVLGVTTVREEVIPVVDLCAALTGESFQHEASSRIIIVQVYGNAIGLLVDAATDVLDIAADIIQKPNLFETREVTYLKGIAKQEERLLILLDIEKLLEDTTNLDDLKEIKNYL encoded by the coding sequence ATGGATACTCAAACATTTGAACAGGATTTAAAAACTTTAGTTTTTAGAGTAGGCAAAGAGCATTATGGAATACATATAAATCAAGTTGTTTCAATTGAAAGAATGCAAAGTATAACACCCTATCCTAATCGACCACCTTATGTATTAGGGGTCACAACCGTTCGAGAAGAAGTGATACCCGTAGTTGACTTGTGTGCTGCACTAACAGGCGAATCATTTCAGCATGAAGCTTCGTCCCGAATCATCATCGTTCAAGTATACGGAAATGCAATTGGACTGCTGGTGGACGCAGCTACGGATGTGTTAGATATTGCAGCTGATATAATCCAGAAGCCCAATTTATTTGAAACGAGGGAAGTGACCTATCTAAAGGGGATTGCTAAGCAGGAGGAACGTTTATTAATTCTTTTAGATATTGAAAAGCTGCTTGAAGACACTACAAATCTAGACGATTTAAAAGAAATAAAGAATTACTTATAG
- a CDS encoding YaaR family protein codes for MKIQEHVRVNVSDPQPTVSERSSASKASFQRIIGSYSKELTQDRIQQLMDNIDQQGKQLSERRNFHELRKYKDLIKQYMNEVSKHGIELHQSETWDPYSGNKMLKTIKTIDAKLMELTKHVLDEQNSSLSILERIGEIKGLLINLYT; via the coding sequence TTGAAAATACAAGAACATGTTCGTGTCAATGTGAGTGATCCACAGCCGACAGTATCTGAGAGGTCTTCTGCAAGTAAAGCCTCCTTTCAAAGAATCATCGGTTCCTATTCAAAAGAACTTACACAGGATCGTATTCAACAGCTCATGGATAACATCGATCAACAGGGCAAACAGCTTAGCGAACGTCGGAACTTTCATGAGTTGCGGAAATACAAGGACTTAATCAAGCAGTACATGAATGAGGTTTCAAAACATGGAATTGAGCTGCATCAATCGGAAACTTGGGATCCATATTCCGGAAACAAAATGCTAAAAACAATCAAAACAATTGATGCAAAGCTTATGGAATTAACGAAGCATGTATTGGACGAGCAAAATTCAAGTTTATCAATATTGGAGCGAATTGGTGAGATTAAAGGTTTACTTATCAATCTCTATACTTAA
- a CDS encoding flagellar hook-basal body complex protein, producing MIDGDAYFIVGPEKELNGNIEPEGNLLTKAGNFTLDGNGFLVSSNGFFVSGTTGEPGVGGATGTLKQVAIKITEDEVDPSNPKLKFTSYSIDSNGFINVVREDGKIGVLAIDASGKYKLSEDPQSTENISLTTATVSNPSGLSKVGNTMFQVTGNSGAANTGRISDIKGGSINAGALEMSNVDLTEEFTEMIVAQRGFQANSRIITTSDSILEELVNLKR from the coding sequence TTTATTGTTGGACCAGAAAAGGAGTTAAATGGAAATATTGAGCCGGAAGGTAATTTATTGACAAAGGCTGGAAACTTTACGCTTGATGGGAACGGATTCTTGGTTAGTTCAAATGGATTTTTCGTTTCAGGTACAACGGGTGAGCCAGGAGTTGGGGGCGCAACTGGTACCTTAAAACAAGTTGCCATAAAAATAACAGAGGATGAAGTAGATCCATCAAATCCAAAACTTAAATTTACATCCTATTCAATTGATTCAAATGGCTTTATTAATGTTGTTCGTGAGGATGGAAAAATAGGAGTATTGGCGATCGATGCTTCAGGTAAATATAAATTAAGTGAAGATCCCCAATCAACTGAAAATATTTCTTTAACGACTGCAACGGTTTCTAACCCTTCTGGTTTATCCAAGGTTGGCAATACAATGTTTCAGGTAACAGGAAATTCTGGTGCAGCAAACACTGGACGTATTTCAGACATTAAAGGGGGTTCCATAAACGCTGGAGCACTTGAAATGTCCAATGTCGATCTTACCGAGGAATTTACAGAAATGATTGTGGCACAACGTGGATTCCAAGCAAATTCAAGAATTATTACTACATCTGATTCAATTCTTGAAGAACTAGTTAATTTAAAACGATAA
- the fliY gene encoding flagellar motor switch phosphatase FliY, producing the protein MNDGSLSQEEINALFNQTDVNQSLILEDFLSPMEIDALGEIGNISLGSSTTTLSTLLNQRVVITTPKLSFIEHAHIDKLVEEKQVAVHVDYTSGLRGKNLLMIKENDAKIIANLMMGGDGTTLEPELSELHLSAVQEAMNQMMGSAATSMSTMLHHKVDISPPTIDLLDIPLKKMEELKDDIIIKVSFRLKVGTLIDSDMIQLIPLSFAKEMVTQITSSDTTTILEAEQKSEPPVQNTGAQSVLSYQADTHKTIPPVSPPKQENAHVQQVKYTTFSEPQRAAEGVSNLDMLYDIPLGITVELGRTQLPIRKILELGPGAVVPLDKLAGEPVDILANHKLIAKGEVVVIEENFGVRITDIISPIDRLSNMTK; encoded by the coding sequence ATGAACGATGGTTCACTATCTCAAGAAGAGATTAACGCACTGTTTAATCAAACAGATGTTAACCAATCATTAATACTCGAAGATTTTTTGTCACCCATGGAAATTGATGCTCTTGGAGAGATCGGAAATATCTCGTTAGGTAGCTCTACAACAACTCTTTCCACTTTGTTAAATCAACGGGTTGTCATAACCACTCCTAAGCTTTCCTTTATCGAGCATGCTCATATTGATAAGTTGGTAGAAGAAAAGCAGGTTGCAGTTCATGTTGATTATACCTCGGGTTTACGAGGAAAAAACCTGTTGATGATTAAAGAAAATGATGCGAAAATTATTGCAAATTTGATGATGGGGGGAGATGGTACAACGCTTGAGCCCGAACTTTCAGAGCTTCATTTAAGCGCTGTTCAGGAAGCGATGAATCAGATGATGGGTTCTGCAGCGACATCAATGTCCACCATGCTCCATCATAAAGTGGACATTTCGCCACCCACAATTGATTTGCTAGATATTCCCCTAAAAAAAATGGAAGAGCTAAAGGATGATATTATCATTAAGGTTTCTTTTCGCCTAAAGGTAGGAACATTGATTGATTCTGATATGATTCAGTTAATCCCACTATCGTTTGCAAAGGAAATGGTTACACAGATTACTAGTTCGGATACTACAACCATACTTGAGGCTGAACAAAAATCTGAGCCGCCTGTTCAAAACACTGGAGCCCAGTCGGTATTAAGCTATCAAGCGGATACTCATAAAACTATCCCGCCTGTTTCACCACCTAAGCAAGAGAATGCGCATGTCCAACAAGTAAAATATACGACTTTCTCGGAACCACAAAGGGCTGCTGAGGGGGTAAGCAATCTTGATATGCTTTACGACATTCCTTTAGGTATTACTGTAGAATTAGGTCGAACACAGTTGCCAATTCGAAAAATTCTTGAATTAGGTCCAGGTGCGGTGGTTCCGCTTGATAAACTAGCTGGAGAACCTGTAGATATTCTCGCAAACCATAAACTCATCGCCAAGGGCGAGGTTGTGGTAATTGAAGAGAACTTTGGGGTACGAATTACCGATATTATTAGTCCGATAGATCGCTTATCAAATATGACAAAATAG
- the motA gene encoding flagellar motor stator protein MotA: MRDPSTLIGIILALIAIGVGMVLKGASLVALVNPAAYLIIIGGTAAALFVSFPMEEIKKFPVLLKIVFGGSNKIPSKNEIIDIFTGWATISRKEGLLGLESEIDKVDDLFLKQGLELIVDTTDSDFARDVLLEKVSAMQERHRKGALIFSQAGTYAPTLGVLGAVVGLIAALGNLNDIEMLGHSIAAAFIATLLGIFTGYVLWHPMSNKLKLISKKEIEIRHIMVEGLLSIQEGITSRQLEHKLNVYLNPNELEKKNLDAAS; this comes from the coding sequence ATGAGGGATCCATCGACACTGATCGGGATTATTTTAGCGCTAATCGCCATTGGAGTGGGGATGGTACTAAAGGGTGCCAGTCTAGTAGCGTTAGTAAACCCAGCAGCTTATTTAATTATTATAGGTGGGACTGCAGCTGCCTTATTCGTAAGTTTTCCTATGGAGGAAATTAAGAAGTTTCCGGTATTATTGAAAATCGTTTTTGGTGGTAGTAATAAAATCCCGTCCAAGAATGAAATCATTGATATATTCACAGGATGGGCTACGATTTCGAGGAAGGAAGGTTTACTGGGACTCGAGAGTGAAATAGACAAAGTTGATGATCTTTTTCTTAAGCAAGGACTAGAATTGATTGTAGACACAACCGATTCGGATTTTGCTCGTGACGTTTTATTGGAGAAAGTAAGTGCGATGCAGGAGCGACACCGTAAAGGTGCTTTAATTTTTTCACAGGCAGGAACCTATGCACCAACATTAGGAGTATTGGGGGCCGTAGTAGGACTGATAGCAGCATTAGGTAATTTAAACGATATAGAGATGCTTGGTCATTCTATCGCTGCAGCATTTATTGCGACACTCCTTGGGATTTTCACAGGATATGTTCTATGGCATCCGATGAGTAATAAACTTAAGTTGATTTCAAAAAAAGAGATAGAAATTCGTCATATTATGGTGGAGGGACTTCTCTCCATTCAAGAAGGTATAACGAGTAGACAATTGGAACACAAGTTAAATGTTTACCTAAATCCTAACGAACTTGAAAAGAAAAATTTAGATGCGGCATCTTAA
- a CDS encoding flagellar basal body-associated FliL family protein, with protein sequence MNLLKKSILIVAIITIIGVGAFFAWHLLNNADEEKKNSEELTVEELLEISIDTEPITTNLADGSIIKIDFKIVTDSKNSAEEMEKLKFRVESTIIKSLNGMKKKDVIGLEGFTAIQDKLKNELNKEFVSKDMITKVYIVDLLVQ encoded by the coding sequence ATGAATTTGTTAAAAAAATCTATATTGATTGTTGCAATCATCACAATCATTGGCGTCGGTGCGTTTTTTGCTTGGCATCTATTAAATAACGCAGACGAAGAAAAGAAAAATAGTGAGGAACTTACAGTCGAAGAACTGTTAGAAATATCGATTGATACTGAGCCAATCACGACGAATTTAGCAGATGGCAGTATTATAAAAATCGATTTTAAAATTGTTACAGATTCGAAAAACAGTGCTGAAGAAATGGAAAAGCTTAAATTCCGCGTCGAAAGCACTATTATAAAAAGTTTAAATGGTATGAAAAAGAAAGATGTTATTGGCCTTGAAGGCTTTACAGCGATTCAGGACAAGTTAAAAAATGAATTAAATAAAGAGTTTGTTTCAAAGGATATGATCACTAAGGTCTATATTGTTGATTTATTAGTACAATAG